The following coding sequences lie in one uncultured Flavobacterium sp. genomic window:
- a CDS encoding YceI family protein, translated as MKTTWTLDSSQSDVLIKMRHSIIAYMGGTTNKFGGYVNIEDNEIEDASVEFSLDINNKKDSFQQIDTYLQLQDFFDVDEHPIISFKSTSFQKVNNNINFFKGDLTIKDVTKVVELDAEFIGVNTYNGERKVAFEIKGDIKRQDFGLDYNSFNHNGGLALGKDIKLIANLEFSI; from the coding sequence ATGAAAACAACATGGACCCTAGATTCAAGCCAATCAGATGTTTTAATTAAAATGAGACATTCGATAATTGCCTACATGGGAGGAACTACAAATAAATTTGGCGGTTATGTAAATATAGAGGACAACGAAATTGAAGATGCTTCAGTTGAGTTTTCTTTAGATATTAATAATAAAAAAGATAGCTTTCAGCAAATAGATACGTATTTACAACTTCAGGATTTTTTTGATGTTGATGAGCATCCTATCATAAGTTTTAAATCGACTTCATTTCAGAAAGTAAACAATAACATCAATTTCTTTAAAGGAGATTTAACAATAAAAGATGTTACCAAAGTAGTAGAACTTGATGCAGAATTCATTGGTGTGAATACTTATAATGGAGAAAGAAAAGTTGCTTTTGAAATTAAAGGTGATATTAAACGTCAGGACTTTGGGTTAGATTATAACTCATTTAATCATAACGGTGGTTTGGCATTAGGAAAAGATATCAAACTTATTGCAAATTTAGAATTTAGTATATAA
- a CDS encoding TetR/AcrR family transcriptional regulator — translation MKEKIIAKASELFLKLGFKSVTMDDIAGEMCISKKTIYKYFCNKEVLIEESTSAVHKQVHEVIDTIVAKDFNAIHENFEIRESFKDMFKNNIDTSPLYQLKKHYPEIYHNVMTHEIDQCTHYFKDNILKGMREDLYRKDLNIDIYVKFYYTLIFHINETTVSEREAQKIELEALEYHTRAMATEKGIIELEKQLKKITT, via the coding sequence ATGAAAGAGAAAATTATAGCAAAAGCGAGTGAATTATTTTTAAAACTCGGTTTTAAAAGCGTTACAATGGATGACATTGCAGGCGAAATGTGTATTTCTAAAAAAACTATTTACAAATATTTCTGTAATAAAGAAGTCCTGATCGAAGAGAGTACTTCGGCTGTTCATAAACAAGTGCATGAGGTAATTGATACGATTGTAGCAAAAGATTTTAATGCAATTCATGAAAATTTTGAAATTAGGGAATCATTCAAGGATATGTTTAAAAACAATATTGACACTTCGCCTCTTTATCAGCTCAAAAAACATTACCCTGAAATCTATCATAACGTAATGACACATGAAATAGATCAGTGTACCCATTATTTTAAAGACAATATTTTGAAAGGAATGCGCGAAGATTTGTATCGCAAGGATTTAAATATAGACATCTATGTTAAATTTTATTACACGCTAATTTTTCATATCAACGAAACTACAGTTTCAGAAAGAGAAGCTCAAAAAATAGAATTAGAAGCGCTGGAGTATCACACCAGAGCAATGGCAACCGAAAAGGGAATAATTGAATTAGAAAAGCAACTTAAAAAAATTACTACTTAA